A region of the Hydra vulgaris chromosome 12, alternate assembly HydraT2T_AEP genome:
CACTTGGGAAACTAGCAAGTTTTAGTTGGTGTGGCCTTAAAAATACGTCTTTTGTCCGTAATTGTATGTGGACGTAAATCTGGGTTATGGTTTATCAATGCTGGTGCATCTGATTTgtcaattataatattttgagcTTTGATATAGAGTTTTCTACTAAAAGCATTTCCcgtttccaaaaattttttgacattttcacCACAGAACTTAATGCATTTACAATTTCATTtgcagtaaattttttatttactaattcttctttacaatattttttatctcaCTATATTCTTTAAGATTatcaactaaaacaattaaaatccCGATGAGCGAAGGCCAATTTGTTGTTTCACTGCTTATTTCAGCAGTATCttagttaataatattcttttcatCTTTTACTTCTATGCCAGTAAACTGAGGTAAATGATCTGATTCAGAACTTATTTCTGCCAACTTATCTGCTTGTTCCTGAACGGTAATATAACCCAGGTTTTCCCTTTTCGCGTCCTTATCTTGAACTTGCGTcctcttaaaactttttttatcagatGTTGTTTCTTCTTCTATGGATATACCGCATGTTGAAGTTGGTAATTCAACTATTAGTAGGTCTTCTAACTTTGTATGATCGCTGCTTTGTATTTCACCATCCACTTCGACATCGTTATCAGCATTCTGatgttcaattatttttttttgaagctacAAAAGGATCTTCTGGGGCTCCCActtatgaatatttataatttatgaatatGAACTTTTTTACCATCATTAACGGATCTTTCGTGACTATagtctttattaaaaactaatttgcATACGAACATTATACTTTGCATCTCTTGCTTTTCATAGTTAGTGCTCAGAAAAATAAACGCAGTTACTAAGTTACCTAATCCCCCCCCTCTCACCCTAATCAATAGGTTTTTTCCAACAAATCTAATTCCGACCATTTTCCTAGTTGGAAAATTCCCAACTGTCTAAACCCGCGGCAAAGAAATTTCCAACTTTTCTCTTTCTAGAATCTGGAGATAAGGCTCCTTCCCTCCAGGCGACGGCCCTGATGACCAGCAGCATTTGGTCCGCAAATGACTTCTTTTGGACATCTAAAaggcatttaaaaaactttttttttaaaccgagcttaaatatataaataataagttttagtCAATtcagaatgttttgcaaaagaTTTTGAGAACAAAAATACGCCTACGAGGTCTCCTCCTTATCCAAACGTGAGGACAGTGAGTTAATAAGATATTTAGTCTTATACTAAATTTATCTACAGTTCTTCAATTTAATCTAGTTATATTTTAGCGTTCGGAATATATGACCATGTAAATTTCACAACCCCTTCATTTATGGCTCACTAgaatacttcaaaaaatattcctCTTCTTTCGTTAAACATTGagctatgtttttataaatagctgaaaaagaaaaaaaataacttggaTTAAATTCGAGATTCAATTCGATTTGCgaacaatatatatgtatatatacttttttgttaattcacctcctcaagaccgagaaggccactacagacgaggaggctacttatttgtggtataaccctctctcaactctataactctgaaacacgaaaaAGGCCGCTGCagggagaaacgagttgagcgcggtactaccagggacgggtggggattgaactcggaacctctcgcttatgaagcgagcgctctaccactacaccactaccgcatatatataaatatatgtatatatataaatatatatatatctatatatatatatatatatgtatatatatatatgtatatatatatatatatatgtatatatatatatatatatatatatatatatatatgtatatatatatatatatattatatatatatatatatatatatatatatatatatatatatatatatatatatatatatatatatatatatatatatatatatatatatatatatgtaaagggttcccactattaaaactgaggctaaaagtaaggattttaaggagatttaaggagatattttcctaatatttaaggagatattttcctaatatttaaggagatttgGTCGCAAacgacaattttttgaaagaaaaagtaaggGGAATTAAGGAGAAAACAGTTACATTAGAAAcagaatttgatttttttcaataaattttaaatataaacagaaaaataattataaattaatatattacttcatatatatataaatataaatatattcaaaatataggtttgcaaactatcaaagaactatatattttcttcttaattaataagtataatccttcactttaataaaatttcctaaatgattgaaaaataaaaataaataaggagaaattaaggagagtAGTCaagttttacctttttttaagaatatttaaagacttttaaggaggattattttttttaaggatatttaaggtttttaaggaggagTGGGAAccctgtatgtatgtatgtatatatatatatatataatatatatatatatatatatatatatatatatatatatatatatatatatatatatatatatatatatatatatatatatatatatatatatatgtatatatatatatatatatatatatatatatatatatatatatatatatatatatatatacatgtatatatatatacatatatatatatatatatatatatatatatatatatatatatatatatatatatatatatatatgtatatatacatgtatatatatacatatacatgcatgtatatatatatatatatatatatatatatatatatatatatatatatatatatatatatatatatatatatatattagggtaggccACAGTCCCacatatatttttcaaagtatCAATTTTTCTAGTAGCTGCATAAAATATTGTtccttttactataaaaatcattttttgttatgaaagtgTTTATGTAGCTCATCTCTAAGTTCTGCCGAATttcattttaagttttagttaTATGAATAAATCCAAAACACAAAACTTCCATTACTTCTGTTccgttttttaatttgttcagcATAATATTTACTAATGACGGCATATTTCTATTGTATTTCATGTAAACAAACAATACACGTGACGCattcttgtttatttaaaaataatgtaagcaACATAATCTACTGCAGCATGCAGCAgtgttttatctattttaactaatttgttgtattttgattcgaattattcttttttttctaaatattttgcataaGTAACAGCCGCTAAATCATAAAGTTTACGTACAAAAagaaatgtaattaaaattcttttttatatgattaaataCCATGAAATTTTACGatacttaaagatttttgatttaaagtaaaataacttgttattttCAAACAACATAGTTAGCTTAGATgtgtttaaagataatttaaaaaacaaggttaataaaaaaaaacgaagaagcACGTATCATaacactaatatattttttaagaaagcaactaaatttattaattctatAATTATATTCATCTTTCCATTCGTTTTTAAGAAATGAAGATGTTTtacgttttattatttttctagcagtcataaaatttaattcattttaacattttaacatgGCATCGCatacacaaaaaagaaaagagaatttgtctgtaaaaaataatttggctgagtcaattaaaaagaaatactcAAAAGTATTGAAATCGACAAATGAAATATGGTTGGTCGGATATCCGCTGGCAGATATTAATACCAGTTCTCTGCCTACTACTAGAGATGTCTACAGATTTTTTAGGTTTAtactatttaaagatttttataacttaaattttttatttccaaaaataactttatttttcaatttgaaaataaacttaaattcatCTTCTGTTTTGCTTGTTAAGgtatcaattaaaaatgatgaacaATTCGATTCAAGTGTTTTCTAAATGTACAAAAGAATTAGGTACTAAAAGCAAcatttcaaagttaaaattagCTGCAAAATTAACAATGAAAACCGTTAAAGTTTTTTGGGATAAAGCTGATATTCCTTGCAAGCAGGAAAAGtatattattgaaagtattattaAGTTACATGATAAATGGAGAAGTCTTTCAAAGTCTAAACATAAATGTTTAGACTTTGCAAGactcaaaaaaagatttacttatTCAAGGCTTTAGAAAAATAatggataatttttttgatattagttcTCCGAATCGGaaagaatatgttaaaaaaaccaGATCAAATTTAAATGCAGAAGAAGATATTCTCTGGTTTTCAACACTCAAAAGTGGAGTAAAAACCGGAGGACTAGGTGGAAAagataatttgttaaaattgagtgtcaaaagaaaaatagagaaggaggaaaaagaaaaattaagaatcgataaagaaaagaagagaaaattaaatgataaagaaATTGATTTCAGCGTTTATAAAAGTGATAGTGACTCAACTGAAGAATCATTTTTTGCTGCGTCAAGAGGTTCTATGTACTCAGATTCTCAGAGCTCTTCTAAAATTGATTATgaagtaaataattttgaatcttcTGCAGGTGTAATGGAAAATGTTGTATCAGataatatcaatttaattttgccAAGAAACTTTGTTTGTCATCCAATGATAACAGCAACTGCTGATAGATGTAAACTATCAAACGCACAGCTTATGATGAATGTTTCAGCAATCCTGGTTCTAGGTTACTTTTTGATTGATATTTAAATCACTAATCAGTTTCATGAGTTTTTTATTAGTGTGATTAGttgataagaaaaattatattctgTATTTTTTAGGTGGGGTTAAAGCTAATGATGTAGATATTTCACTAAACACAATTAGAAGAGCACGTAAGCAAAATAGACAAATTATGGCAAGAAATATAAtggcataatttaaaaaaaagttagattagATTATTTAACTCTTCACTGGGATGGGAAACTTATGAAGCAAATATCTGGTAAAAAGTTTGACTATTTAACTGTTTTAGTAAGTGGTTTTCCAAACTGCGAGGAAGgtaaaattttatctattaaaCCTATTCAGTCAGGCACAGGTCATTCTATATGTAAAggaattataaaagatttagaaaaatggGATCTTAAAGATAATATTGTTGCCCAAGTTTTCGATACAACGGCTTGTAATACTGGAGTAAGAAACGGAACGGCAACTCTTCTTGAAGAATGCAAATCTATAAAAACGCTTCTCTGGCTTGCATGTCGTCATCATGTTTTAGAATTAATCCTAGGGTCGTTTTGGAaagctttatttcaaaaagagaAATTATCTGATGATAATATagagtttaataattttcaaaaagaatggCTTCACTCTAAAAAAATTCCTCTCAAACTTTCAAATAGATCCCTTGATCTTGAAAATtcattcttaaaacaaaaagcaaatgaaatttCTTAGAGAAAGTATTGCACTCTAAGCACCACCCAAGAGACGATTACAAAGAGGCTGCAGAACTAGCAATTTTTCTATTAGGTGGAGAAGAGCCCAAGAAATGGAAAATATGTGATGCTCACCATCATGCAAGATGGATGGCGCATTTTCTGTATGCACCAAAGATgttaatacttaaaaaagatttacccgaatctgatttaaaaaaccttaaaatctttttgacttttagCTCAGCGATTTACATTAAAGCTTGGTTAGAAACGTCAAAGGCTTGCGATGCACCAATTAATGATATAGAACTATTTAATGATCTAGAAGCACTTAAAGGTATACCAAACTTCGGTGTACCTGCTGAAAAAGCCCAATATGTTTTAAGCAGACACTCTTGTATCTAACTGAGCAGGTGTCtgtattaagtttattttcaaataaactttctctaaatgataaagataaaattgaaaaaaaaatgctagaATACGGAAAATCACTTGATATCAATTGCGGTAAACCAACTCTTCCAGTGATTAGAAAAAATTCCgatattttatcttatattgGGAACAAGTCTTGGttgatttttcataatttaaaagatgatGGAAAATGGCTTAAAATTCCTTCTTCAGAATGGGACGACAATGCctattatttgaaaatgaagCTGTTTATTAAAACTCTAAAAGTGACTAATGACGCAGCCGAGAAAGGAATTAAGTTGTGTTCTTATTATCTCCAAATACTTACAAAGGTAAACCGTAAAATTAGTTAAGAAGAAATTATgaacaaaaatctaaataatcATACAAATCTACTTTTAGAATAAATTatagataaataatatttcttatcTTTAGGACGAGGCTGTACGAAACGAAGTTTTTAACGTGGTTGAAAATCACAGAAAAGTTGTAGGCAATTTTAATAAGAAGCAATTATTCCTTGATTTAGCTGAGTATAAATAATAACCACTTTTTCATTAgcttttctgtttttaattagaccccaaaaaaattccaaataaaataaCTCTTCTGTAATCCAGgcaatatatgatttaaaaaggGGTTATAAAGGCAGTTATTACTTGTATTGTGGTAAACCCCTCCCCATATGGGGGAGGGGTATTGAAAGTGTCACCAAATATCACATGGAAAGGGTGGTTAGCTACAATGTGACGTGAAAAAAACCTTTTAGCTACAATTCTTATTATAGCGGAATCAgtaaatttttagcaaaaaattacttagagatatcttttttaacaataatagcaCTGCGCATAAAAGAGGGGGCGGGGGAGGAGTTGATAAACAAGTAACACAAAATTATACATGGGGGAAGTCCAAAAAGGTTCAAAAACGTGTTGCCtattaaatgaacaaataacaaatatttcctatagatataaaaattttaatcttttttcacTTTCCTACAAAATCCTTATTTTCACATATTTTagactaaaaatgaaaataatcaaatcaaattCGGTAGCACtcaatgatatttttttccaaattttttttcatagtttgtATTCATATGTGAAAAGGATCACGTTTTTTTGCAGACataataaattttcacaattttttgtttttggcctaacaaaatatatatatatatatatatatatatatatatatatatatatatatatatatatatatatacagggcagCCCCGAAGAGATTGTAAAAGGGTGGGGGTGGGGATGACATATCTGATTTTTGCTGACGAAGGCCTTAAATGAAAAAAGGTTCTCATTCGCTGACATTTGCCGATTGCCAACTGAAGATCCAAATTTGTCGCCTCCGGTGTCTAAATCTGGCaactaatttttgaataaaattttcctAGGGGTTTGGACACCTCTACATCTCCTATGGGttggccctgtatatatatgtacaataaTGATGATTCACCTGTtgtaatatattgtaatatattacaACAGGTGAATTACCATCATTAATCATATTCAtcatcattaattaaaaaaaaaatcacaaaaaaaatacaacttctTCGATAtgcttttttgcaaaaataaaaactaacctTTGAAAAACTACAATAATGCAGTTACCAgcaacaaatcaataaaaaataataaactatagaaaactaacttttacaaaatatttagcacataaatattcaaaaacattaaatagtaaaactttcttttttgaaatttaaacatAGCTATTAttcacaaatatatttaatacgagtaaacaatattttataaacattcttCCTACTTAAGTCaccatttatattaaatgatccATTAGAAACATAATCAAATAATGCAAGTAGTGAGCAAAGTGTTTCAAAATCACTTGATTTACAAAAACTGATTTTCTTTGCAATAACACCATTGTATATGACTCTAAAAAAAGTGTTCTCAATCTTTTGTTTAACACTTGCTGTAGTGTTACTCTTCAAATAAAACTCCACAACAACTCTTGATGCATATGGAGGCCATTTTCCATCATAGATTTC
Encoded here:
- the LOC136088061 gene encoding uncharacterized protein LOC136088061, coding for MDNFFDISSPNRKEYVKKTRSNLNAEEDILWFSTLKSGVKTGGLGGKDNLLKLSVKRKIEKEEKEKLRIDKEKKRKLNDKEIDFSVYKSDSDSTEESFFAASRGSMYSDSQSSSKIDYEVNNFESSAGVMENVVSDNINLILPRNFVCHPMITATADRCKLSNAQLMMNVSAILVLGGVKANDVDISLNTIRRARKQNRQIMARNIMA